Proteins from one Thioflavicoccus mobilis 8321 genomic window:
- a CDS encoding UPF0182 family protein, giving the protein MYLLVLFVLLAVGALLAWRGFVVAGSFVAIGALAFFGTLDLWAEAIWFDALGYAARFWTFIGAEAGMALACALLALVGVALLATPARRLWSAISPWAEFAGAAGGAVWGLGNWQQVLLFIHRTSAGVAEPILGLDAGFYLFTLPFLEVLQGLLVWILVVTTASTAIAVLRWWRSVGPRADEGPIRAPVATVSITLGALVGAGALLAIPRLLYSGQGVTAGPGWTDVHVRLPVYLVLAATTVVLAASPLIAPLRRWVGRRATHLARSPAPSVLATAVTAWAFVAVTWAVLGGLVPSAFQFLAVEPNEITYERPYIANNIRLTRYAFGLDRVEQRQYPADQALTRETIANNRHLLSEVRLWDWRALDAVYQQFQEIRLYYEFVDVDMDRYQVDGQYRQVMISARELSHDSLPAQSQTFVNRRFKYTHGYGLTLATVSDFTPEGLPNLLVKDIPPKAQFASLRVERPEIYYGELTRDPVVVNTAEREFDHPSGQQNAYTRYQGGGGVEMRNLWRKILFGWRLDGTRFLLSGYPHPQSRIMLHRQIEERVQRLAPFLTLDGDPYLVLADGRLYWILDAYTTTRRFPYSEPFVPEVDRAQASGTPDAGYLEGVNYLRNSVKVVVDAYEGDVDFYAFDPDDPILRTWRRALPGLFRPREEMPAPLRAHVRYPEGLLLAQGLVYAKYHMDDPEVFYNQEDLWVRATEKHYRRIEPVEPYYVMWELPGSDRAEFVLMLPFTPKNRQVMIGWIAGLCDGDNYGRFLAYQFPKERRVLGPQQVETKIDQDSYLSGQLTLWDQRGSNVIRGNVLAIPLDDTLLYVEPIYLQAETAAYPELRLVAVMHGDKLSYAETFDAALQGLFEPGAGQVSETGGAMTPASLRQVGQSANAAFARYLEAQGAGRFADAAAALEELESLLAQFATAQQGEERSALPVD; this is encoded by the coding sequence TTGTATCTGTTGGTGTTGTTTGTCCTGCTTGCGGTTGGGGCGCTGCTCGCGTGGCGGGGATTCGTCGTCGCCGGCAGTTTCGTCGCTATCGGTGCGCTGGCCTTCTTCGGTACGCTCGACCTGTGGGCCGAGGCGATCTGGTTCGATGCGCTCGGCTATGCGGCGCGTTTCTGGACTTTCATCGGCGCCGAGGCCGGCATGGCGCTGGCCTGTGCCTTGCTGGCGCTCGTCGGTGTCGCCTTGCTTGCCACGCCCGCACGACGGCTCTGGTCGGCGATCTCGCCCTGGGCCGAATTCGCTGGGGCCGCCGGCGGTGCGGTCTGGGGGTTGGGAAACTGGCAGCAGGTCCTGCTTTTCATTCACCGCACGTCGGCCGGTGTCGCCGAGCCCATCCTTGGACTCGACGCCGGCTTCTATCTGTTCACGCTGCCGTTTCTGGAGGTCCTACAGGGGCTCTTGGTTTGGATCCTTGTCGTTACGACAGCGAGCACCGCCATCGCGGTTCTAAGGTGGTGGCGCTCGGTCGGGCCGCGGGCGGATGAAGGACCGATCAGGGCACCGGTCGCGACCGTCAGTATCACCCTTGGTGCGCTCGTCGGGGCGGGTGCCTTGCTGGCGATCCCTCGGCTTCTGTACTCGGGGCAGGGCGTCACCGCCGGGCCGGGCTGGACGGACGTCCACGTGCGTCTGCCGGTCTATCTGGTGCTGGCGGCGACCACGGTGGTGCTCGCCGCCTCGCCGCTGATCGCGCCGCTACGGCGCTGGGTCGGCCGCCGAGCGACCCACTTGGCGCGTTCCCCGGCGCCCTCCGTTTTGGCGACGGCGGTGACTGCCTGGGCCTTTGTCGCCGTGACCTGGGCGGTGCTCGGTGGCCTGGTGCCGAGCGCGTTTCAGTTCCTCGCCGTCGAGCCCAACGAGATCACCTATGAGCGACCCTACATCGCCAACAACATCCGGCTCACCCGTTACGCCTTCGGCCTCGACCGGGTCGAGCAGCGCCAATACCCCGCCGACCAGGCGCTCACCCGCGAGACGATTGCCAACAACCGGCACCTGCTCTCCGAGGTCCGGCTGTGGGACTGGCGGGCCCTCGATGCCGTGTACCAGCAGTTCCAGGAGATCCGCCTCTACTACGAGTTCGTCGACGTCGACATGGACCGCTACCAGGTCGATGGCCAGTACCGGCAGGTGATGATCTCCGCCCGCGAGCTCTCGCACGATAGCCTGCCGGCACAGAGCCAGACCTTCGTCAACCGGCGCTTCAAGTACACCCACGGCTACGGCCTCACGCTGGCGACGGTCAGCGACTTCACGCCGGAGGGGCTACCCAACCTGCTCGTCAAGGACATCCCGCCGAAGGCCCAGTTCGCGTCGCTGCGCGTCGAGCGCCCCGAGATCTACTATGGCGAGCTGACCAGGGATCCGGTCGTGGTCAACACCGCGGAGCGGGAGTTCGATCACCCGAGCGGCCAGCAGAACGCCTACACGCGCTATCAGGGCGGCGGCGGGGTCGAGATGCGCAACCTGTGGCGCAAGATCCTCTTCGGCTGGCGGCTCGACGGGACCCGCTTCCTGCTCTCGGGTTATCCACACCCGCAGAGCCGGATCATGCTCCATCGCCAGATCGAGGAGCGCGTGCAGCGGCTCGCCCCCTTCCTGACCCTCGACGGCGATCCTTACCTGGTCCTGGCCGACGGGCGTCTGTACTGGATCCTGGATGCCTATACGACGACACGCCGCTTCCCATACAGCGAGCCATTCGTGCCTGAGGTCGATCGCGCGCAAGCCAGCGGTACGCCGGATGCCGGCTATCTGGAAGGCGTCAATTACCTGCGCAACTCGGTGAAGGTCGTAGTCGACGCCTACGAGGGGGACGTCGATTTCTACGCCTTCGACCCGGACGATCCGATCCTGCGGACCTGGCGCCGCGCCCTGCCGGGGCTGTTCCGCCCGCGCGAGGAGATGCCGGCGCCTCTGCGGGCCCACGTGCGCTATCCCGAGGGGTTGCTGCTCGCTCAGGGACTGGTCTACGCCAAGTACCACATGGACGACCCCGAGGTCTTCTACAACCAGGAAGACCTGTGGGTGCGGGCCACCGAGAAGCACTACCGCCGCATCGAGCCGGTCGAGCCCTACTACGTGATGTGGGAGCTGCCGGGCTCGGACCGCGCCGAGTTCGTCCTGATGCTGCCGTTCACGCCGAAGAACCGGCAGGTGATGATCGGTTGGATCGCCGGACTCTGCGACGGCGACAACTACGGGCGCTTCCTCGCCTACCAGTTCCCGAAGGAGCGACGGGTGCTGGGGCCGCAGCAGGTGGAGACCAAGATCGATCAGGACAGTTACCTGTCCGGCCAGCTCACCCTCTGGGACCAGCGCGGCTCCAACGTCATCCGCGGCAACGTGCTCGCCATCCCGCTCGACGACACCCTGCTTTATGTCGAGCCCATCTATCTCCAGGCCGAGACGGCGGCCTATCCGGAGCTGCGCCTCGTTGCCGTCATGCACGGCGATAAGCTCAGCTATGCCGAGACCTTCGATGCCGCGCTCCAGGGTTTGTTCGAACCGGGCGCAGGGCAGGTCAGCGAGACGGGCGGGGCGATGACGCCGGCGTCGCTGCGGCAGGTCGGGCAAAGCGCCAACGCCGCCTTTGCGCGTTATCTGGAGGCTCAGGGAGCGGGCCGTTTCGCCGACGCCGCCGCAGCGCTCGAGGAACTCGAATCCCTGCTCGCCCAGTTCGCGACGGCGCAGCAGGGCGAGGAGCGGAGCGCCCTGCCGGTGGACTGA
- a CDS encoding carboxymuconolactone decarboxylase family protein has product MWQLTDATKQAMPDLAKAYYGAVKDAVYRDGAIDLKTKRLMSLAVAIQAGCRDCMISQTSKALELGATAEEILETCSVAISMGGTLAWSKTLVVAEYLREKRILE; this is encoded by the coding sequence ATGTGGCAATTGACCGATGCCACCAAACAGGCTATGCCGGATTTGGCAAAAGCGTATTACGGCGCCGTCAAAGACGCGGTCTATCGAGATGGCGCCATAGATTTGAAAACCAAAAGGCTGATGTCCTTGGCCGTAGCAATCCAGGCAGGATGCAGAGATTGCATGATCTCTCAAACCTCCAAAGCTCTGGAACTCGGTGCAACAGCCGAAGAGATATTGGAAACCTGCTCGGTTGCCATCAGCATGGGCGGCACGCTCGCTTGGAGCAAAACGCTTGTGGTTGCGGAGTATTTGAGGGAAAAGAGAATCTTGGAATAG
- a CDS encoding DUF3330 domain-containing protein — MSKPDDKETAPATIECHVCKKRIPASEAASPEGHVYVLYFCGGDCRAEWERGHAHETQRDFEKRSGVKRD; from the coding sequence TTGTCCAAGCCAGACGACAAAGAGACGGCACCGGCGACCATCGAGTGTCATGTTTGCAAGAAGCGGATCCCGGCGTCCGAGGCGGCCTCGCCCGAGGGGCACGTCTATGTGCTGTACTTTTGCGGTGGGGATTGTCGGGCCGAGTGGGAGCGAGGGCATGCGCACGAGACGCAGCGCGACTTCGAAAAACGCAGCGGCGTCAAACGCGACTGA